AATACCGAGTTCATTTACCGAATAAACTTTATCTTCGTCCAAACCGCAAAGCTTTATTATATGTTCCGTTCGTCTGCCGCGTAAACACTCATAAACGACGAGCGCGCGCATTTTATCTTTGCTTACTCGCATAATGCAAAATTCTTTACCGTTAAACGGGGACGACAGTCTATACGTATCGCCTTTCAAAATAAGCGATTCGTTGCGTTTGTAATTTTCAATCTGTTTCTTTATCTCGCATTTATCGTCGTCCTGCAACTTTGACGGATCGAGTTCATAGCCGAATGCACCGAGCGACGCTACATTCGCGCGAGTGTAAAGCGATATAGTACGCCCCGTTTGGTGATTTGGACAAGCCGATACATGACAACTCATCGCCGACATAGGATAACATAATGACGTACCCCACTGAATTTTCGACCGCTCGTAAGCATCGGTATTATCGCTCGTCCAAATCTGCGGAAAGTAATATAACATTCCTGCGTCAAACCGTCCACCGCCACCCGCACAGCCCTCAAAAAACACATTTGGAAACGCTTTCGTCAACTTTTCAGCCAAATCGTAAACTCCGAGAATATATCTGTGAGCAAACTCTCCTTGATTGTCAAGCATGCGCGAATAAAAATCCGACAAGCTGCGATTAAAATCCCATTTGACGTAAGATATATCATGTTCGCATAAAATTTTACTTACGGCATCAAGAACATAATCCACAACTTCCGCTCTCGTAAAATCCAAAACGAGTTGATTGCGCCACCGTGCGGGAGCCACCCCGTCTTTTCCTATCGCCCAATCGGGATGAGCGCGGTACAAATCGCTGTCCTCGCTTATTGCCTCCGGCTCGAACCACAGTCCGAATTTAAGCCCGCGCTTTTTGCAACGGTCTATAACAGTATTAAGCCCGCCTTTAAGCTTTTTGTCGTTTACACGCCAGTCACCCAAGCCCGACGTATCGTCGTTTCGCTTGCCGAACCATCCGTCGTCGAGCACGAAGGTATCTACGCCCAATTCCACCGCTTCATCTATTATTTCGAATAGTTTATCATTGTCGAAATCGAAATACGTCGCTTCCCAATTATTGATAACGACGGGACGCGGTTTATAAACATATTCGGGCGATATTACATGTTCGCGCAAAAAATCCTCATAGTTTCGTGACAGGAATCCGAGCCCGCCGTCCGAATAACATAGCGCGACTTGCGGAGTAACGAAATTGTCGCCACAGCCAAGCTTCCATCCGAAATTCGTATCGTTTATACCGCCTTGTATTCTTACTGCTCCGTTATACCCCTTTTCGGCGGTTATCGAGAACGAGCCACTGTAAACAAGCTGAAACCCGTAACACTTACCTTCTTCTTCGACACAGCCGTTACGTAAAAATGCCCCAAACGGATTCGATTGATGCGACGATGCCCCGCGCAAAGACTGAATTTTCATTATTCCTTGCTCGATACGCGATACGACGGGCGTACGCTCTGCCGCCCATGCTCCGCACAAACGCATAAATTTGTAATCGTCATCGGGAAGTTCGATGCAACAAGAAAACGCCTTTTTCAGAATTACGGTATCTTTACCGATATTCTTTATTTCTGCGTTCCGTACCAAGACATCACAATCGTCGAAAGCCGTATAATTCAACACTATATGCGTATCGGAAAACTCATCCGCAAGCGTAATTCGCAAGGTTTTGCCGCCGTTACGTGCGTGCGGCATGCCCTTAATATCGGGCGCACCGTCCGTAATACAGTAGCTTTTGTATTTCAATCGACTCATTGCCGCCCCGTCTTTCCGTTCAATGATAACGCTCGGTTCTCGGTAATCGCCGTGTGCGAAAAACCCGTATTCGGTGGGCATTGTATCGAATGCCATATCGTAATTTTTGTCGTCCGATTTAGGCTCTAATCTACCTCCGATACTATTTATATAATAATGCACGTCGCTCACGGAAATTTTTTTACCGTAATAGGCATGTTGCAAATATCCCGCGTCATTTACATACATTGCATAAGTATAACGCTTGCCGTTGATAACGAATATATTTTTGTTTTCCGTTATGTTCATGAAAATCACCTATTGTCTAACACCTTATCTTTCAACAAGGGCGCGAATATACCGCCTTGTACCGATCTATTTCTAAACATAATATATTCGCCTTTTACGGTACCGTACCAATCGATAAACGGCTCGCGCGACGGACTTTCCGCTAAAAATTTAACTATCGGCGCATACAATTTCTCGCATTTTGTTTTATCGTCGGTGATAGCCGCGCACCATAGTATCCAATCGGTTTTGGAATAGTCTTTGCGCGTATCGAGCGGCGTTCCGAACCGATTACCGACTTTTATATAATGATCGACTTCGCGTTCGCAAACGTCCTGTCCTATCAAATTAAACCCGAATAATTTATCGAAAAGAATATTGTATTTAAGCGAATAAGTATCTTTCTGCCCGTAAGCGAGCGGCATTACGCCGTCGCCCGCGAGCGTTTTCAACTGTTGCGCAAACTCTGCGGCTTTTCGTTCATATTCGTCGGCGAGCGCTTTCTTTCCAAGTTCGCCGCAAATTATCGAAAAAGCTTCTATTCCTACAAGCGATTTAATTGCAAGATTGACATTATTAGCCAAATGCCCGGCAAAATCGTCGGTGCAAAGTTGGCTTTCGGGCTTTAAGCCGTATTTTTCGAGATATGTTACCCATACGCTCAATAAATCGAAATTCTTTTCGGCAGTTGCTATATCCGCTCCCGCTTTGACTGCCGCCGCTGTCATTATCAGCATATTACCGCATTCTTCCACAGGCATTTGTTCTTTGTCTGAATACGAATTGCTGCCTTCGGGGCGCAGATAAAGCATCTGTGCGGTTTCGGGAAAAGACCGCAGATCGTTTTGCCCGCAACCGAACTTATCTTCGGCTTTGCTCGCGCTGTAAATTTGTCCCGCACACCAAGGATACAATCCCAGATCGTGCGGAGCAAAATCGTACGTCCATACGGGCATGCGCGCAAATTCGTATACGCCCGTCATCATAGCATTAACGAGCTCCGGCTTGTAAATAAGATACAACGGTACGGACGGATAGCTAACATCCACCGTACCTATAAAGCCACCCGAATTGCACTCCTTGGAAAGGAACAATAACTCGCCTTTTTTGTTCTGCACAAGCTTATGCGAGCCTACGCTTTGACGTAATGCCGCGCACGCAAGAACATAGTAATCTTTACCTATTCTATCGCAGTCCGATTTTAATTGTTTATCAAAGTCGTCGCATTTACATAAAATGTCGTCATGGTTATTGTGCGCCCACTTTATAGCATCTACTATCGTGCCGCCGTCCTTGAAAAAGTATCCCTTGAGCCATTCTCCGAAATAAAATATCGAAATAAGATCGTCGAAAGCGACTGTAAAATATCCGCGTTCGGCTTTACTCGAAGCGACGATATAACTGCGTTCACCGTTTTTGCGCATATATTCCAAAGTCCCGTCGTCCACATATCGATTGAGCGCGGTAGACGTAATATAAAACGCTTCGTCGCCGATAAGGTACGTCGTACCCCAATCGGGCGCGTCGGCATCGCTCGTGTTCGATAATACCAAATTGCGGTGTCTTGTGAAAAACGCCGATTCGTATCCCGTTATCGGCAATACCCCGCCCACAACATCGGCTCGTTCGTCGTTATAGCAAAAGTCCTCGTCGAGCGCAATAGCTACCGAAAAATCGTCGGGTAATTTGTTGCGTTTCGGTTTAATTTCGTACTCGGTGAAACAAACCGGACACGACATTATTTTAAGATCGGTGAGTAATCGCGGCGAAATAAAAGCGACATTCAAAACAAACTCGTCGCACTCGAAAGTATATCGCGTGTCGAAAGCCGTAATACTCACGCTCGTTTGTTTCAAATTATCGGTGTCGTCACGCCTGCCCATAAAGCAATATGTTTTTCCGCTAAAACGAATGAAGCCGTAAGCCCTGTGGTCCAATCCCGTCCAAAACGACGTATCGCCTCCGTTTAGCGTTTCGGTGCGCGACCAAACTGAAAACATAGGATCGATTATCCATATTGGATATGCGGGTAAAAGTCTGTTCATGTGTGTGTCTCCTAAATCCTGTTTACCGTTATTATATCCTGCCACCTACAATTCGTACGAAGTTCTGCGTCGTCGCACAGTTCTTTCGTGGGCAGTATTTCCGTCTCGAGCTCGGCTATTTCGTTCGTTTTACCGACTGTATAATCGCAAAGTATGTCTCTGCAATGCAACATTCTTTGTTTAAGACCGCCTATCCTAAGGTCTTGAATCTCGAAGCCGAACGGCTTGTTCTCGATATTCCACTGCTCTCCGAACGCTTTATAGAACTTATCGAGAAGGCGCACGAGCGTCGGTATTTCGTCCGCAAGCGCTTTAAGCTCTGCCATATCTTTTCGGGCATAAGCAGACCGAGCACGCATACCGAAATCGTATTTACTGCCTACAAGCTCGCAAAGTGCGGCGACCGTGCGGAATATATACCCATACTTTTTTGCGCGTCTTGCCGCCGCACGGTTTCTTTTCGCCGCGTCCGCAAACTTTTGTTTGTACTCGGGCTTTGCAGCATAATCGTACAGCCCACACAGCAAGTCGTTATATAAAAACACTTTGGTGACGTTGCCGCCGTAAAACTTACCCGCGTTATCCGTCACTCGTTCGGCAAGCTCCGTAACCGAAAAATCGTCGAATTCGACGCCGGTGATCCGCTTAAACGCTTTTTTGCAATCCCGATTGCCGTAGGCATACTCGGCGCTCGCAACAAGCGTCGGCAATAACGAAAAGGTCGAACACTCGCCGCCGTCGTCGCCCCACATGGTAACGGTAACACTGTCTATTTCGTGCTTGATACATTCATCGAATGCGAGCTTATTGCGGTTTGCCGACATAGTAACCGACGGTGTAAAGCCGTTCCATCGCCACGCTCCGCAAGCAAACGATACGTTTTTACAAAGCTCTTTATGCGCGGCAAACATTTTGTCGTAATACTCCACGTCGTTGCGGTAGTAATCCCAATACATAAGCGTCAAACATTCAGGGATTTTGTCGCAAACGTATTTTGTTGCGGCGTCCATCGGCTCGTATTTACCGCCGTTTGCAAGACGAAAAAACATATCCGACCACATTATACAAGAGAATCCGTGCTTTTGTGCGATTTCAAGTACGCGACGCAAATGCCGTAACAGTATATCGTATCGATTTTCGTAACCGTGCGCGTCGAGATATTTGCCGAGCCCGACCATGTGCGCTTCGTCCATACCGATATGCACACGTCGCGACGTAAAACATTCGGTAAGCGAATTGAACATTTCGTCTATAAGCTCGTACGTTCTTTCGTCGCCCGCGAGCAAAATGTCGTTACAGTCTATTATAGGTTTGAATCTATCCCACCGTATAATGCCGTTTAAGTGTGCCAAAGTCTGAACGCACGGCACAAGCTCTACACCGAAAATTTTTCCGTATGCGTCCAGCTCTTTCAGTTCGGCTTTGGCATACCGTCCACGCATGTAACCGAAAAACGGCTCTTTGTCTATAGCGTAAGTATCTTCGGTATACAGCATAAGCGTGCCATAGCCCATACAAGAACATAATCGTATGAGTTTTTTTACAGAGTCGGTATTGATTACGGCATTACGCGAACAATCGACCATTACCGCCATGTCTTCAAATACGCAATGCTCTCGGCACTGCGTTTCGCCGCACACAAGTTTTACGAATTCACGATAAAACTCACATTCGCGCGAATATGAAATACAAAAGCCGTCCGCGTTATGTAATATACTTGTTTCGCCACGCACGGCGGTAAGCTTAATCGTGCCGTTTGTCGAAAACTTATAGCTGTCGTGTAATTCTTGTAGTCCGCTGATAAATTTTGCGGGCAAATCACTTATATCGAAATCCATAGCAAAATAATTTATATCACGTCACCCGTAATAGGATCGAATACATAAATATCGTCGAACGAGAAATTTACGGCTATTTCGTCGTTTGTCGTTATCTTTTCTTTTGCATCCAACTGCCCTACCATATTTTTACCGCAGAACGTAAAATGCACATTATATTCGCCGCCCAACAGCTCACAAACGGTCGGCTTGACGAAAATACAATTCTTATACTTTTTGCCCTTGACTTTTCTTTCGAGCTTAATGCGCTCGGGGCGAATGCCTATCGTCAATTCATGATTGTTGTTTGCGCACTTAATCAGCTCGTCGAGCTTTTGAGCACATACTTCGCGCTCGAACTTATACGGATCGACAGTTTCTTTATTCTTTTTGCACTTTGCAAACAATGCTTTGATTTTTTTGATAAAGCTCGATTTCTCTTGTTTGTGTTTTTGTCGCTCCGCATATTCGCCCGTTACAGATAAAGTTTTAAGAATATGCTCTTTTGCTTTTTCGTCGAAATTATCGTTGAGCGCTCTGTATTTTTCTATCGCTTGCTCATACATTGTGTCGTGACGCTTGATAAACTCGTCTTCTACGTGGATCACAAGATCTCCGTTCGATAGCGTTTTGCTTTGTCTGTCAAATCGAACGCTGAACACATTCATAGTCGGCGAACCGATAAACTTCGCGACAAAAATATTGCACGGATTGTTATAAACGTCTTCCGGCGAACCTATCTGCTGCACGAATCCGCGCGACATCACCACTATACGGCTCGCCATAGTCATCGCTTCCGTTTGATCGTGCGTAACATATATCGTCGTCGCGCCTATGCTGTTGTGCAATTTGACTATTTCCGAACGCATGGTAAGGCGAAGCTTTGCATCCAAGTTGGATAAAGGCTCATCCATCATGAATATGGGAACATTTTTTATTATAGCTCTGCCGAGCGCGACGCGCTGCATTTGACCACCCGAAAGTTCTTTGGGTAGCTTATCGAGATACGGTACGAGATCGAGCTTTTCGGCGGTGTCATACACACGTGTCTTTATCTCGTACGGAGTATATTTTCTTTGCTCGATTTTAATGTTTCCGTTTTCGTCGAGTTCGTTGAAGTCCTCATCGTACTTGGCGTCGCGCCCTTGCACTTTTGCGCTTTCGGCTTCGACGAGCGATTTCAGATCCGCACGAATAGCCTCCGTTATCTCTTGCTCTTTGTTAACGAGTTGTTCAAGCGAAAATTCATGGAAAGTCTCAAACACCTTACACAAAATTTTCGCCGCTTCGAGCGTTATATCGAAAATCGTAGCGACTTGTTCTTCCTTTTCGGAATGCTTGCCCTTTGAATTGAACACATTAAACAGCACGCCGATAAACTTATTGAACGCCACTTTCGTTAAAACACTCTCTATTTCCGCATTAGCTTTGAGAACGGCGTTAACGACGGGCATCGGGTATTTGTTTATAGTAAGCGGGAACGCTATATTGTTGTACACTGTCATTTGCGGATACAGGGCATAGCTTTGGAAAACAATAGCCATTTTGCGCTCGTTTGACGGCTTATAATTCAAAAGCTCGTCGCCGAGATATATATCGCCATCCGAAATATCTTCGAGTCCCGCAATCATGCGAAGCGTAGTAGATTTGCCGCAACCGGACGGTCCGACAATGACTATAAATTCGTTTTTCTCTATATCGAGATTAAAATCGTACACAGCTTTTTCGCCATTGGGATAAACTTTTACCAAGTGTTTAAGCGATAAAAAAGCATTGTTTTGTCCGATTGTGTTTTCCATAAAAAACTCCTTACATCTTTATGCCTGTTGAAGCAAGTCCGTCGATCATCTTGTTTTGCGTGAAAATAAATATGATGACGATGGGTATCATTGTGAATACGCTGCCCGCCATTGCCATACCTATCATGTCGCGTCCTTTACCTTGCGTCCAATCGGTAAGTCCGACGGTAACGGTGTTCCAATAATTGACTTCGCCTTGCCCCGTTCCCGCCAAAACAAGCTGCGGCCAAATAAGATTGTTCCACGCACCGACAAACGAAAACAACACGATAAGCATTATTGTGGATTTTGCAAGCGGAATAACTATACGTCTGAATATCGTCATGTGGCTTGCCCCGTCACTTTTGGCGCTGTCTATTATATCGACGGGTATGGACGCAAAGAAGTTACGCATCAAAAGCATATTGAATATACCGGAGATTCCGGGCATGATTATCCAAAAGTATGCGTAGATATATCCGCCGACGCCGCCACTTATTTCAAGCGAATTCTTGACTGAAGCGAACATGGCGTATGCGGGAGCTGTGCCTATCACACCGGGAACAGCCATCCACAGCGTCAGGAATTTGACCAATGTGTTTTTGCCTTTGAACTTCAAAAATACAACGGCATACGCTATCATTAAGTCGAAAATAACCGTCAAGCCAACGGACGCAAAGCTCGACCAAAGCGAGTTGATTATCCAAAAAGGCAACTGATCCGCTTTGCCGGTATTTTCGTTGAAGAAAAACGTGGAATAATGTTTGAGCGTCCATTCTCCCGCCGACGGAAACAGTCCACCCGGATTGAGTTCGATGTCGTTTGTGGTTTTAAGCGAAGTCCCGATCATATA
This is a stretch of genomic DNA from Clostridiales bacterium. It encodes these proteins:
- a CDS encoding alpha-galactosidase; protein product: MNITENKNIFVINGKRYTYAMYVNDAGYLQHAYYGKKISVSDVHYYINSIGGRLEPKSDDKNYDMAFDTMPTEYGFFAHGDYREPSVIIERKDGAAMSRLKYKSYCITDGAPDIKGMPHARNGGKTLRITLADEFSDTHIVLNYTAFDDCDVLVRNAEIKNIGKDTVILKKAFSCCIELPDDDYKFMRLCGAWAAERTPVVSRIEQGIMKIQSLRGASSHQSNPFGAFLRNGCVEEEGKCYGFQLVYSGSFSITAEKGYNGAVRIQGGINDTNFGWKLGCGDNFVTPQVALCYSDGGLGFLSRNYEDFLREHVISPEYVYKPRPVVINNWEATYFDFDNDKLFEIIDEAVELGVDTFVLDDGWFGKRNDDTSGLGDWRVNDKKLKGGLNTVIDRCKKRGLKFGLWFEPEAISEDSDLYRAHPDWAIGKDGVAPARWRNQLVLDFTRAEVVDYVLDAVSKILCEHDISYVKWDFNRSLSDFYSRMLDNQGEFAHRYILGVYDLAEKLTKAFPNVFFEGCAGGGGRFDAGMLYYFPQIWTSDNTDAYERSKIQWGTSLCYPMSAMSCHVSACPNHQTGRTISLYTRANVASLGAFGYELDPSKLQDDDKCEIKKQIENYKRNESLILKGDTYRLSSPFNGKEFCIMRVSKDKMRALVVYECLRGRRTEHIIKLCGLDEDKVYSVNELGISASGSALMKIGLPLTSLGDYESVMLTLEVALS
- a CDS encoding beta-N-acetylhexosaminidase; the encoded protein is MDFDISDLPAKFISGLQELHDSYKFSTNGTIKLTAVRGETSILHNADGFCISYSRECEFYREFVKLVCGETQCREHCVFEDMAVMVDCSRNAVINTDSVKKLIRLCSCMGYGTLMLYTEDTYAIDKEPFFGYMRGRYAKAELKELDAYGKIFGVELVPCVQTLAHLNGIIRWDRFKPIIDCNDILLAGDERTYELIDEMFNSLTECFTSRRVHIGMDEAHMVGLGKYLDAHGYENRYDILLRHLRRVLEIAQKHGFSCIMWSDMFFRLANGGKYEPMDAATKYVCDKIPECLTLMYWDYYRNDVEYYDKMFAAHKELCKNVSFACGAWRWNGFTPSVTMSANRNKLAFDECIKHEIDSVTVTMWGDDGGECSTFSLLPTLVASAEYAYGNRDCKKAFKRITGVEFDDFSVTELAERVTDNAGKFYGGNVTKVFLYNDLLCGLYDYAAKPEYKQKFADAAKRNRAAARRAKKYGYIFRTVAALCELVGSKYDFGMRARSAYARKDMAELKALADEIPTLVRLLDKFYKAFGEQWNIENKPFGFEIQDLRIGGLKQRMLHCRDILCDYTVGKTNEIAELETEILPTKELCDDAELRTNCRWQDIITVNRI
- a CDS encoding DUF4965 domain-containing protein — encoded protein: MNRLLPAYPIWIIDPMFSVWSRTETLNGGDTSFWTGLDHRAYGFIRFSGKTYCFMGRRDDTDNLKQTSVSITAFDTRYTFECDEFVLNVAFISPRLLTDLKIMSCPVCFTEYEIKPKRNKLPDDFSVAIALDEDFCYNDERADVVGGVLPITGYESAFFTRHRNLVLSNTSDADAPDWGTTYLIGDEAFYITSTALNRYVDDGTLEYMRKNGERSYIVASSKAERGYFTVAFDDLISIFYFGEWLKGYFFKDGGTIVDAIKWAHNNHDDILCKCDDFDKQLKSDCDRIGKDYYVLACAALRQSVGSHKLVQNKKGELLFLSKECNSGGFIGTVDVSYPSVPLYLIYKPELVNAMMTGVYEFARMPVWTYDFAPHDLGLYPWCAGQIYSASKAEDKFGCGQNDLRSFPETAQMLYLRPEGSNSYSDKEQMPVEECGNMLIMTAAAVKAGADIATAEKNFDLLSVWVTYLEKYGLKPESQLCTDDFAGHLANNVNLAIKSLVGIEAFSIICGELGKKALADEYERKAAEFAQQLKTLAGDGVMPLAYGQKDTYSLKYNILFDKLFGFNLIGQDVCEREVDHYIKVGNRFGTPLDTRKDYSKTDWILWCAAITDDKTKCEKLYAPIVKFLAESPSREPFIDWYGTVKGEYIMFRNRSVQGGIFAPLLKDKVLDNR
- a CDS encoding carbohydrate ABC transporter permease, which encodes MTSNDTAKKRRLTKSERSARKDKIVSFIVLFIAALFFVFPLVYMIGTSLKTTNDIELNPGGLFPSAGEWTLKHYSTFFFNENTGKADQLPFWIINSLWSSFASVGLTVIFDLMIAYAVVFLKFKGKNTLVKFLTLWMAVPGVIGTAPAYAMFASVKNSLEISGGVGGYIYAYFWIIMPGISGIFNMLLMRNFFASIPVDIIDSAKSDGASHMTIFRRIVIPLAKSTIMLIVLFSFVGAWNNLIWPQLVLAGTGQGEVNYWNTVTVGLTDWTQGKGRDMIGMAMAGSVFTMIPIVIIFIFTQNKMIDGLASTGIKM
- a CDS encoding ABC transporter ATP-binding protein; this translates as MENTIGQNNAFLSLKHLVKVYPNGEKAVYDFNLDIEKNEFIVIVGPSGCGKSTTLRMIAGLEDISDGDIYLGDELLNYKPSNERKMAIVFQSYALYPQMTVYNNIAFPLTINKYPMPVVNAVLKANAEIESVLTKVAFNKFIGVLFNVFNSKGKHSEKEEQVATIFDITLEAAKILCKVFETFHEFSLEQLVNKEQEITEAIRADLKSLVEAESAKVQGRDAKYDEDFNELDENGNIKIEQRKYTPYEIKTRVYDTAEKLDLVPYLDKLPKELSGGQMQRVALGRAIIKNVPIFMMDEPLSNLDAKLRLTMRSEIVKLHNSIGATTIYVTHDQTEAMTMASRIVVMSRGFVQQIGSPEDVYNNPCNIFVAKFIGSPTMNVFSVRFDRQSKTLSNGDLVIHVEDEFIKRHDTMYEQAIEKYRALNDNFDEKAKEHILKTLSVTGEYAERQKHKQEKSSFIKKIKALFAKCKKNKETVDPYKFEREVCAQKLDELIKCANNNHELTIGIRPERIKLERKVKGKKYKNCIFVKPTVCELLGGEYNVHFTFCGKNMVGQLDAKEKITTNDEIAVNFSFDDIYVFDPITGDVI